The Humulus lupulus chromosome 4, drHumLupu1.1, whole genome shotgun sequence genome has a window encoding:
- the LOC133832736 gene encoding uncharacterized protein LOC133832736 yields MVQQRDAAVTKLSEAEAAKEAAKKSRQDYQDASRTHLHEIRRLEEVMGVLCQTHINIVVLYNGSWEQVLNEGWSFSAKQSKGMKVPKTITYNSLVDQLYTLIGADKSRIDLDLNVIYHFGSKGIPPSLISNDDDVAFFLDEIGTSINHRTPLCVSTIEKRSNDPLVTKTRELYTIPPVETKVNDDFCIDDDNENIDRYTCNDVLVKHNLQQSTSNEVLKSHDSSNNRGRKVRQVGEDNLWSTPLLLNQGEKGSTSASTAQLLTSSSSINSWEIKEGQIFENKKELKMKLHLYALKKNFEFKVKKSAKNIWCTVCVDDKCKWRLRATKLVNSNMFEVRKFFGEHTCSLDVRHKDHCQASPWLIGHVIRRKFEGDDVNYKPRSIVKDVSLSYGVHMSYAKAWRCRKHALAYIRGTPESSFQKLPSFLYMMEQKNPGTVTHLQMDNEGRFKYCFMALGVSIMGFKTYICPVICVDGTFLTTRCGGTLLCAMGQDANKQIYPIAFSVVDSENNDSWLYFLLRLKEAIGEVENLLFVSDRHTSIASALTKNFPEVHHGACIHHVSMNIRAKFKTDHCHEEFFLAAKAYRKREFLRHFEKIKFKDLAIAQYLENQVGFEKWACSFFPGHRYNLMTTGIAESWNNVIAEARGWTITCLMEFMRHTLQKWFFERRTAASAATSPLATEVEADLRKLTDKSTTSFSFPSSQYEITVLDGDLDGDVDLRRKTCSCRRFDLTGLPCEHALAGARDRGISPYSLCSRFYTVEVWLSSYGGSVYTLGNEESWVIPNDIGSMMIAPPLVKQKAGRPKKK; encoded by the exons atggtccAACAAAGGGACGCTGCGGTGACAAAGTTGTCAGAGGCTGAGGCTGCAAAGGAAGCTGCGAAAAAGTCAAGGCAGGACtatcaagatgccagccgcaCCCACCTTCATGAAATCagaagattggaagag gttATGGGTGTCTTGT GTCAAACACATATAAATATTGTGGTGTTATATAATGGATCATGGGAACAAGTTTTGAACGAAGGTTGGTCATTTAGTGCTAAACAAAGCAAGGGTATGAAGGTGCCAAAGACTATCACTTACAATAGTCTTGTTGATCAATTGTATACTTTAATCGGAGCTGACAAGTCTCGTATTGATCTTGACTTAAATGTAATCTATCATTTTGGAAGTAAAGGTATCCCTCCATCTTTGATTAGTAATGATGATGATGTTGCTTTTTTTCTTGATGAGATAGGAACATCTATCAATCATCGGACACCCCTATGTGTGTCTACTATAGAGAAGAGAAGTAATGATCCTTTGGTTACTAAAACACGTGAGTTGTATACTATTCCTCCAGTTGAAACCAAAGTGAATGATGATTTTTGCATTGATG atgataatgaaaatattGATAGGTATACCTGCAATGATGTACTTGTGAAGCATAATTTACAACAGTCAACCTCCAATGAAGTATTGAAGAGCCATGATTCCTCAAATAATAGAGGTCGTAAAGTAAGACAGGTTGGTGAAGATAATCTATGGAGTACTCCACTTTTGTTGAATCAAGGGGAAAAAGGCTCTACTTCAGCCTCAACAGCTCAATTACTGACATCTTCTTCGAGTATCAATTCGTGGGAAATAAAAGAGGGTcaaatatttgagaacaagaaagagttgaagatgaaaCTCCATCTTTATGCATTAAAGAAAAACTTTGAGTTTAAAGTAAAGAAGTCTGCGAAAAATATATGGTGTACAGTATGTGTTGATGATAAATGTAAATGGAGGTTGAGGGCTACAAAATTGGTTAATTCCAATATGTTCGAGGTTCGTAAATTTTTCGGTGAACACACATGCTCATTGGATGTTCGACATAAAGATCACTGTCAGGCATCCCCATGGCTTATTGGACATGTCATAAGGAGAAAATTTGAGGGTGATGATGTTAATTACAAGCCAAGGTCAATTGTAAAAGATGTGAGTTTATCATATGGAGTTCATATGAGCTATGCTAAAGCTTGGAGGTGTCGAAAGCATGCATTGGCTTACATAAGAGGTACACCAGAATCATCATTTCAGAAACTTCCCTCATTTCTATACATGATGGAGCAAAAAAATCCTGGAACTGTTACTCATTTGCAAATGGACAATGAAGGTAGGTTCAAATATTGCTTCATGGCCTTAGGTGTTTCTATAATGGGGTTTAAAACATATATCTGCCCAGTTATATGTGTAGATGGAACCTTCTTGACTACTCGGTGTGGAGGTACTTTGTTATGTGCCATGGGACAAGATGCTAACAAGCAAATATATCCAATTGCATTTTCAGTAGTTGACTCAGAGAATAATGACTCATGGTTGTATTTTCTACTGAGGTTGAAGGAAGCGATTGGTGAAGTGGAGAATCTATTATTCGTGTCTGATAGACATACTAGTATAGCAAGTGCCTTGACTAAAAATTTTCCTGAGGTACACCACGGTGCTTGTATACATCATGTTAGCATGAATATCCGTGCGAAGTTCAAAACTGACCATTGCCATGAAGAATTCTTCCTTGCAGCGAAAGCTTATAGAAAGCGAGAGTTTTTACGCCATTTTGAGAAGATTAAATTCAAAGATCTTGCAATTGCTCAATACTTAGAGAATCAAGTGGGTTTTGAAAAGTGGGCTTGTTCTTTCTTTCCTGGTCATCGATATAATTTAATGACTACAGGTATTGCCGAAAGCTGGAACAATGTCATTGCTGAGGCACGTGGGTGGACAATTACTTGTCTCATGGAATTTATGAGGCACACTTTACAAAAATGGTTTTTCGAGCGTCGAACTGCAGCATCAGCGGCTACAAGTCCTCTTGCCACAGAAGTGGAAGCTGATTTGCGAAAGTTAACAGACAAGTCCACTACCTCGTTCTCTTTTCCGTCTAGTCAATATGAAATAACAGTATTGGATGGTGATCTTGATGGAGATGTCGACCTGAGGAGGAAAACATGTAGTTGTAGAAGATTTGATTTGACAGGTCTTCCTTGTGAACACGCTCTAGCTGGTGCTCGAGATCGTGGCATTAGTCCATATAGTTTATGCTCCAGATTCTACACAGTTGAAGTGTGGTTGTCATCCTATGGTGGATCTGTATATACGCTGGGTAATGAAGAATCTTGGGTGATACCAAATGACATAGGAAGTATGATGATAGCTCCTCCTTTAGTGAAGCAGAAGGCtggtcgtccaaagaagaaaTGA